A window from Aquiluna borgnonia encodes these proteins:
- the nhaA gene encoding Na+/H+ antiporter NhaA, with product MKSDKSAAFALLGAAIFGLVLANSPIGPALLGFKETYFGLEQIGLKLTVEHWVSDLLLATFFLVAGLELKYELRLGALSKPSIALVPILAALGGVIVPALIYYSFNTEGVEASGWPIPTATDIAFALGVLAIFGTGLPKAARIFLLALAIFDDLVAILIIAVFYTDDLEALWLLAAAVVAAAVVIAERIRKAPHNLIRILAFFALWYLVFQSGVHATIAGVLLGLLIPAKKTHQLVSKLQPWTNTLVLPLFAFFSVAITLPSFSSQTSMVFLGVLIALPFGKLIGITAFAAIANRMADPKSRLPLETLDFLAIAALAGVGFTVSLLMTKLAFEDHPQLLAEGTLAVLLGSVISMTLGAWLAQLRGRHYRKIRAQ from the coding sequence ATGAAAAGTGACAAGTCTGCAGCGTTCGCTCTGCTTGGCGCTGCAATTTTTGGCCTGGTGCTCGCTAACAGCCCTATCGGACCCGCGCTGTTGGGATTCAAGGAGACCTACTTCGGCCTCGAGCAAATTGGTTTGAAGCTCACAGTCGAGCACTGGGTGAGCGATTTGCTTTTGGCAACCTTCTTTCTTGTCGCTGGCCTAGAACTCAAATACGAGCTGAGGCTCGGTGCACTTTCAAAGCCATCGATAGCGCTTGTACCGATTCTTGCCGCCCTGGGCGGAGTGATTGTCCCTGCCCTGATTTATTACTCGTTCAACACGGAGGGCGTCGAGGCTTCGGGCTGGCCGATCCCAACCGCAACCGATATTGCTTTTGCACTCGGGGTGCTGGCCATATTTGGAACTGGACTTCCTAAGGCCGCTCGGATCTTTCTTCTAGCTCTGGCGATCTTTGACGACCTAGTCGCCATCCTCATCATCGCTGTCTTCTACACCGATGACCTCGAGGCGCTGTGGCTTTTGGCTGCTGCTGTGGTCGCTGCAGCGGTTGTTATAGCAGAGCGAATTCGTAAAGCGCCTCACAACTTGATTCGAATCCTGGCCTTTTTCGCGCTCTGGTACCTAGTGTTTCAATCAGGGGTCCATGCCACGATCGCAGGTGTTTTGCTTGGGCTACTCATACCCGCCAAAAAAACCCACCAGCTGGTCTCAAAGCTGCAGCCATGGACGAACACGCTCGTCTTACCGCTATTTGCGTTTTTCTCCGTTGCAATCACCCTGCCGAGCTTCAGCTCCCAGACTTCCATGGTTTTCCTGGGCGTCCTGATTGCTCTTCCATTTGGAAAACTCATCGGCATCACCGCCTTTGCAGCCATTGCCAATCGCATGGCGGATCCGAAGTCACGATTGCCGCTTGAAACCCTTGATTTTCTCGCGATTGCTGCACTGGCCGGAGTGGGTTTCACGGTGTCACTCTTGATGACCAAACTTGCTTTTGAAGATCACCCACAACTCCTGGCCGAGGGGACGCTTGCCGTGCTTCTGGGCTCTGTCATCTCCATGACGCTGGGAGCTTGGTTAGCCCAGCTGCGGGGCAGGCACTACCGCAAGATTCGTGCTCAGTAG
- a CDS encoding ammonium transporter, with product MDQGNTAFVLFSAAFVLLMTPGLAFFYGGLVKAKSVVSMMMLSFGSLGLIAVLWVLYGYAITFADIDDAGWVGIPHIIGIDTNAIGLAAQVADAADPAGAFPELAFVSFQATFAIITVALISGAIADRAKFGAWMVFAGLWATLVYFPVAGWVFNFIPSDQGGWIVDKLGAIDFAGGTAVHINAGAAALALAIVLGKRFGFSKGIMQPHNVPLTLIGAALLWFGWFGFNAGSELAADGVATVAFINTIAAPSAAMLGWIIIEKIKHGKGTSVGAASGVVAGLVAITPACASVDPIWAIALGLVAGVISALAIDLKFALGFDDSLDVVGIHLVGGLIGTLWIGLFGNGVGLAFGYGFEQLWIQTVGSLAVLAYSFVVALLLGLIIEKTMGFRVKAEDEIAGIDTVVHGELAYSFGSDKD from the coding sequence ATGGATCAGGGAAACACAGCCTTTGTGCTGTTTTCAGCGGCCTTTGTGTTGCTAATGACTCCGGGACTGGCATTTTTCTATGGCGGCCTAGTGAAGGCAAAGAGCGTCGTGAGCATGATGATGCTGTCTTTTGGATCGCTTGGGCTTATCGCAGTGCTTTGGGTGCTCTACGGATACGCAATTACTTTTGCCGACATAGATGACGCAGGCTGGGTCGGAATTCCCCACATCATCGGAATAGACACCAACGCTATTGGTCTTGCGGCACAGGTCGCGGACGCTGCAGATCCTGCTGGTGCGTTCCCTGAACTTGCGTTTGTTTCCTTCCAGGCTACTTTTGCCATCATCACAGTTGCTCTGATCTCGGGTGCTATCGCCGACCGTGCAAAGTTTGGCGCATGGATGGTCTTTGCCGGACTCTGGGCCACCCTGGTGTACTTCCCGGTTGCGGGTTGGGTGTTCAACTTCATCCCATCGGACCAGGGCGGTTGGATTGTGGACAAGCTTGGAGCGATCGACTTCGCCGGCGGAACCGCCGTTCACATCAACGCCGGCGCTGCTGCACTGGCTCTTGCAATTGTGCTGGGTAAGCGATTTGGATTCTCCAAGGGAATCATGCAGCCACACAACGTGCCGCTGACCCTAATTGGAGCAGCTCTTCTTTGGTTTGGTTGGTTTGGCTTCAACGCCGGCAGTGAACTTGCTGCCGATGGCGTGGCGACCGTGGCCTTCATCAACACAATTGCCGCCCCTTCGGCTGCGATGCTCGGTTGGATCATCATCGAAAAGATCAAGCACGGCAAGGGCACCTCGGTCGGTGCTGCCTCAGGTGTGGTTGCGGGTCTAGTCGCGATTACCCCCGCCTGCGCCTCGGTAGACCCAATCTGGGCGATTGCCCTCGGACTAGTGGCGGGTGTGATTTCCGCACTGGCAATCGACCTCAAGTTCGCACTGGGCTTTGATGACTCGCTGGATGTTGTAGGCATCCACCTGGTTGGCGGTCTGATTGGAACCCTATGGATTGGCCTGTTTGGCAACGGAGTCGGACTTGCGTTCGGCTACGGTTTCGAACAACTTTGGATTCAGACTGTTGGATCTCTTGCCGTTCTCGCCTACAGCTTCGTGGTTGCGCTACTGCTGGGTCTAATCATCGAGAAAACTATGGGCTTCAGAGTCAAGGCTGAGGATGAGATTGCGGGTATTGACACTGTCGTACACGGCGAACTTGCCTACAGCTTCGGAAGTGACAAAGACTAA
- a CDS encoding ammonium transporter produces MNHDQIYFLITCIAMVLFMTPGLAFFYGGLVRASSVISMMMMSFGALALISLLWIAFGYAMAFSGSGAGNYIGIDGVLGINLSNLFLDSLLDERMSFDLVFAAFQGTFAAITVALISGAIADRARFGSWMIFAALWGSVVYFPVAGWVFNFTLDDQGKVIDGGWLVKDIGLLDFAGGTVVEVGSGAAALAVALVLGRRFGFRKGMYAPHNVPLTLIGAAILWFGWFAFNAGSELAADGIASLAFLNTLIAPAASMLSWAAFERITAGKPTAVGIASGAIAGAVAITPACAFLDPIWAIVLGLVVGVVCAWAIELKFALGFDDSLDVVGIHLVGGIVGTLFIGVFGRGVGLAFGHGFDQLFAQLIGVLAVGLYSFAAAWIIAYVLEKTIGFRVQSTDEMAGIDPILHGQLGYHDKDPRWKGALD; encoded by the coding sequence ATGAACCACGACCAGATCTACTTTTTGATTACCTGCATTGCCATGGTGCTTTTTATGACCCCTGGGCTTGCATTCTTCTATGGGGGTCTAGTTAGAGCATCCTCTGTCATCTCGATGATGATGATGTCTTTCGGCGCCCTCGCGTTGATTTCGCTGCTCTGGATTGCCTTTGGTTATGCCATGGCCTTTTCAGGCTCCGGAGCAGGAAACTACATCGGAATTGACGGTGTCTTGGGAATCAACCTTTCAAACCTGTTCTTGGATTCGCTTCTTGATGAGCGAATGTCCTTCGACCTAGTTTTTGCAGCATTCCAGGGAACGTTCGCGGCCATAACGGTCGCGCTGATCTCGGGAGCCATTGCCGATCGGGCAAGGTTTGGATCTTGGATGATTTTTGCGGCGCTCTGGGGAAGCGTGGTCTATTTTCCGGTAGCTGGCTGGGTATTCAATTTCACGCTTGACGACCAGGGCAAGGTAATTGATGGCGGCTGGTTGGTCAAAGACATAGGTCTACTCGACTTCGCAGGTGGCACCGTTGTTGAGGTTGGTTCGGGCGCGGCAGCGCTTGCTGTGGCACTTGTGCTTGGCAGACGGTTTGGGTTTCGAAAGGGCATGTACGCTCCCCACAATGTGCCGCTAACGCTGATTGGTGCAGCTATCCTCTGGTTTGGTTGGTTCGCATTCAACGCGGGCAGTGAACTCGCAGCCGATGGTATTGCCTCGTTGGCTTTCCTGAATACCCTCATTGCGCCAGCGGCAAGCATGCTCAGCTGGGCTGCCTTTGAGAGAATTACGGCAGGCAAGCCAACTGCAGTCGGAATTGCGTCTGGCGCCATCGCCGGAGCTGTAGCCATTACTCCGGCCTGCGCATTTCTCGATCCGATCTGGGCCATTGTTTTAGGTCTTGTCGTTGGCGTGGTTTGCGCCTGGGCAATTGAGTTGAAGTTCGCCCTTGGCTTTGACGACTCTCTAGATGTAGTTGGAATCCACTTGGTTGGTGGAATCGTGGGAACCTTATTCATTGGCGTGTTTGGTAGGGGAGTGGGGCTGGCCTTTGGGCACGGATTTGATCAGCTTTTTGCTCAATTAATCGGGGTGCTCGCGGTCGGACTTTATAGCTTCGCAGCAGCTTGGATAATTGCGTATGTCCTTGAGAAGACGATTGGCTTCAGGGTCCAGTCAACGGATGAAATGGCCGGAATTGACCCAATTTTGCATGGACAGCTTGGTTACCACGACAAGGATCCACGCTGGAAAGGCGCACTTGACTAG